A section of the Actinomycetota bacterium genome encodes:
- a CDS encoding DNA double-strand break repair nuclease NurA, producing MLDLVSVAGQLRRMRDDLSSLADQTGPRLTEALSAWDRAAEMGPALADRVRRARTSWLVAEPLEPLRPYDVPPTDRYRVVATDGSQVMPDRHEGAHCFLLNVGVADIDYTAPAARLSSHPQVAWLPDDLYPTIGGVRQEADGRVVAARRFAAECDALASRAPGADLLLTDGTLLLWWLDTDPDRLRALPPHDVKAATLTALRRLLATARGQGCLVSGYLSSPRATDVVSMLKVVMCTEDPVDCDRCPYDAGRKTWIPLHPVRGRALLPEPAKPCEEAETLPDAVVLGSLLAPGQRSPRFRSAATVTAAYDEPIDLVYLHAGAEIARLEFPAWTTPDGLDRLCATVLDQCRKGMGYPVSLAEAHEQAVVRAADRRAFLDLVRRGGSGAPSAKLARKRVGVL from the coding sequence ATGCTCGACCTCGTGTCCGTCGCCGGACAGCTGCGCCGCATGCGCGACGACCTGTCCTCCCTCGCCGACCAGACCGGCCCCCGCCTGACCGAGGCGCTGTCCGCCTGGGACCGCGCCGCCGAGATGGGTCCGGCGCTGGCCGACCGCGTCCGGCGGGCCAGGACGTCCTGGCTGGTCGCCGAGCCGCTCGAGCCCCTACGCCCCTACGACGTCCCGCCCACCGACCGCTACCGGGTGGTGGCGACGGACGGCTCCCAGGTGATGCCGGACCGCCACGAGGGCGCGCACTGCTTCCTCCTAAACGTCGGGGTCGCCGATATCGATTACACGGCGCCCGCGGCGCGGCTCTCGTCGCACCCGCAGGTGGCGTGGCTGCCCGACGACCTGTACCCGACCATCGGCGGGGTCCGGCAGGAGGCCGACGGACGCGTGGTCGCCGCCCGGCGCTTCGCCGCCGAGTGCGACGCGCTCGCGTCGCGGGCCCCGGGGGCCGACCTGCTCCTGACGGACGGCACCCTGCTCCTGTGGTGGCTCGACACCGACCCCGACCGCCTCCGCGCCCTGCCGCCCCACGACGTGAAGGCGGCCACGCTTACCGCGCTCCGCCGTTTGTTGGCGACGGCCCGGGGGCAGGGCTGCCTCGTCTCGGGCTACCTGTCCTCGCCGCGCGCCACCGACGTGGTCTCGATGCTGAAGGTGGTGATGTGCACGGAGGACCCGGTCGACTGCGACCGGTGTCCCTACGACGCCGGACGCAAGACCTGGATACCGCTCCACCCCGTCCGGGGCCGTGCCCTGCTGCCCGAGCCGGCCAAGCCGTGCGAGGAGGCGGAGACGCTACCGGACGCCGTGGTCCTGGGATCGCTGCTCGCGCCCGGACAGCGCTCACCCCGGTTCCGGTCCGCGGCCACCGTCACCGCCGCGTACGACGAACCGATCGACCTCGTGTACCTGCACGCGGGAGCCGAGATCGCCCGGCTGGAGTTCCCCGCCTGGACCACGCCTGACGGGCTCGACCGCCTGTGCGCGACGGTCCTGGACCAGTGTCGCAAGGGGATGGGCTACCCGGTGTCGTTGGCGGAGGCGCACGAGCAGGCGGTCGTCCGGGCGGCGGACAGGCGGGCCTTCCTGGACCTCGTCCGCCGCGGAGGGTCGGGCGCACCCAGCGCCAAGCTCGCCCGGAAGCGAGTAGGCGTGCTCTAG
- a CDS encoding TIGR03668 family PPOX class F420-dependent oxidoreductase — translation MRLPADESRRRAGTARVARIATVGPDGSPHLVPICFALQAGTLYSSTDAKPKTTSNLRRLRNIERDPRVTVLVDHYEDDWTRLWWVRMDGEARVLHAGAERDVAIELLVARYPQYCEHPPQGVVVAVDVSRWTGWSYA, via the coding sequence GTGAGGCTCCCGGCCGACGAGAGCCGCCGGCGGGCGGGGACCGCCCGGGTGGCGCGCATCGCCACGGTCGGCCCCGACGGCTCGCCCCATCTGGTCCCGATCTGCTTCGCCCTGCAGGCCGGCACCCTGTACTCCTCGACCGACGCGAAACCGAAGACGACCTCGAACCTGCGGCGTCTGCGCAACATCGAGCGCGACCCCCGCGTGACGGTCCTGGTCGACCACTACGAGGACGACTGGACGCGGCTGTGGTGGGTGCGCATGGACGGGGAGGCCCGGGTCCTGCACGCGGGAGCGGAGAGGGACGTGGCGATCGAGCTGCTGGTCGCGCGCTACCCGCAGTACTGCGAGCACCCGCCACAGGGCGTCGTGGTCGCGGTCGATGTCTCCCGGTGGACCGGATGGTCCTACGCCTGA
- the glpD gene encoding glycerol-3-phosphate dehydrogenase, producing MTSRDDALQRLGDERFDLLVIGGGITGAGIALDAAARGMRVALVERDDFATGTSSRSSKLIHGGLRYLAHLEVGLVREALAERGVLQRLAPFLVIPTPFVVPRIGKRRLLPLRAGLQAYDVLAVGSRFPRHRILDADAARTYAPALREEVSGGFLYWDARTDDARLVWTVVRTAADHGAAVVNHAPVTRFLHDARGRASGAVVRDTESGREVEVRARVIVNATGVWSDEVRRMEDPAGVQGIRPSKGVHLTFPASAIDAHSALLVPAPDGRYVFVIPWVDETVIVGTTDDDYRGPLGTPRAEPADIDYLIATVNRVLARPVSRSEVLASWAGLRPLIQRPGQTTKDLSRRHRVVVGAAGIVTITGGKLTAYRPMAADAVDAALEAGGFESRPPSNTASVRLAGGAEGKGAVERIEAGLRRLGLPLDHGLRLYRRYGSRTAEVLGLVAQEPDLAEPLHPSLPYLRAEAAYAMDVEMARRPNDVLSHRLRARITSSDRGVAALDWVTDRLAKAGAWDEDRRLQEAARYRQEVADDVGADQA from the coding sequence GTGACCTCCCGCGACGACGCCCTGCAGCGCCTCGGCGACGAGCGGTTCGACCTCCTCGTCATCGGCGGCGGCATCACGGGAGCCGGGATCGCCCTCGACGCCGCCGCCCGCGGCATGCGCGTGGCGCTCGTGGAGCGCGACGACTTCGCGACCGGTACCTCCTCGAGGTCGTCGAAGCTTATCCACGGCGGCCTGCGCTACCTGGCCCACCTCGAGGTGGGGCTCGTGCGCGAGGCTCTGGCCGAGCGAGGTGTGCTCCAGAGGCTGGCCCCCTTCCTCGTCATCCCGACCCCGTTCGTCGTCCCGCGCATCGGCAAGCGCCGGCTGCTCCCCCTTCGGGCCGGGTTGCAGGCGTACGACGTGTTGGCCGTGGGCTCCCGGTTCCCGCGCCACCGCATCCTGGACGCCGACGCCGCCCGTACGTACGCGCCGGCCCTCCGCGAGGAGGTGTCCGGGGGGTTCCTGTACTGGGACGCCCGGACCGACGACGCGCGGCTCGTCTGGACCGTCGTCCGGACCGCGGCCGACCACGGTGCGGCGGTGGTCAACCATGCTCCCGTGACGCGGTTCCTGCATGACGCCCGCGGACGGGCGTCCGGAGCCGTGGTCAGGGACACGGAGTCCGGGCGGGAGGTGGAGGTCCGGGCGCGGGTGATCGTGAACGCGACCGGCGTCTGGTCCGACGAGGTCCGGCGGATGGAGGATCCGGCAGGCGTCCAGGGGATCCGGCCGTCCAAGGGCGTGCACCTCACGTTCCCGGCGTCCGCGATCGACGCCCACTCGGCCCTGCTCGTGCCGGCGCCCGACGGCCGGTACGTCTTCGTGATCCCCTGGGTGGACGAGACCGTCATCGTCGGGACGACCGACGACGACTACCGGGGGCCGCTGGGCACGCCGCGCGCCGAGCCGGCCGATATCGACTACCTGATCGCGACCGTGAACCGGGTGCTGGCCCGGCCGGTCTCCCGCTCGGAGGTGCTCGCCTCTTGGGCCGGACTGCGACCGCTCATCCAGAGGCCGGGGCAGACCACGAAGGACCTGTCCCGGCGCCACAGGGTCGTGGTCGGCGCGGCGGGGATAGTCACGATCACCGGCGGGAAGCTCACCGCCTACCGACCGATGGCCGCCGACGCGGTGGACGCCGCGCTGGAGGCGGGAGGGTTCGAGTCACGACCCCCATCCAACACCGCTTCGGTGAGGCTGGCCGGCGGCGCAGAGGGCAAGGGCGCGGTCGAACGGATCGAGGCGGGCCTGCGTCGGCTCGGTCTCCCGCTCGACCACGGGCTGAGGCTCTACCGGCGGTACGGCTCCCGCACCGCCGAGGTGCTCGGCCTCGTCGCGCAGGAGCCCGACCTCGCCGAGCCGCTGCATCCCTCGCTCCCCTACCTGCGCGCGGAGGCCGCCTACGCGATGGACGTCGAGATGGCCAGGCGGCCGAACGACGTCCTGTCGCACCGGCTGAGGGCGCGCATAACGAGCTCCGACCGAGGGGTGGCCGCGCTCGACTGGGTGACCGACCGCCTGGCGAAGGCCGGCGCGTGGGACGAGGACCGGCGCCTACAGGAGGCCGCCCGATACCGCCAAGAGGTGGCGGACGACGTGGGAGCCGATCAGGCGTAG